A stretch of the Campylobacter concisus genome encodes the following:
- a CDS encoding outer membrane protein assembly factor BamD → MKRFSKILAVVALLGLFSGCAEKYTELYNLTPDEWYAQVIADIKDGDLEAADKHYVSMASEHVASPLLEQILLILAQAHANDEEYLMANHYLDEYIKRYGDNGPKTEFAQYLKIKANFDSFTQPNRNQKLMEDSVTEIEKFLYMYPNTEYKPLIETMLIKFKLALYFLDMQIADLYNRTGRDVSAKIYEQKLEESPFKNSDLIKPDVAWYRKLFE, encoded by the coding sequence ATGAAAAGATTTTCTAAAATTCTAGCAGTTGTAGCTCTTTTGGGGCTTTTTAGTGGTTGTGCTGAAAAATATACCGAGCTTTACAATCTAACTCCTGATGAGTGGTACGCTCAGGTTATCGCTGATATAAAAGATGGTGATCTTGAAGCGGCTGATAAACACTATGTTTCAATGGCTAGTGAACACGTAGCAAGCCCCCTTTTGGAGCAAATTTTACTTATCCTTGCCCAAGCTCACGCAAATGATGAAGAGTATCTAATGGCAAATCACTATCTTGACGAGTATATCAAAAGATATGGCGACAACGGCCCAAAAACAGAGTTTGCTCAGTATCTAAAGATAAAAGCAAATTTTGACTCATTTACTCAGCCAAACCGCAACCAAAAGCTTATGGAAGATAGCGTAACAGAGATCGAGAAATTTCTTTATATGTATCCAAATACTGAATATAAGCCACTTATTGAGACTATGCTTATTAAATTCAAACTCGCGCTTTACTTCCTAGATATGCAAATAGCTGATCTTTACAATAGGACTGGTCGTGATGTTTCGGCTAAAATTTACGAGCAAAAGCTAGAAGAGTCGCCGTTTAAAAACTCAGATCTTATCAAACCTGATGTAGCATGGTATAGAAAACTGTTTGAATAG
- the lon gene encoding endopeptidase La, which translates to MQINENKGFPTEIPIIVEDELFLYPFMITPLFLSDDENLKALELAIQEETPILVVPTKPQQDGARDFDGIYDAGVIGTIMRRVPLPDGRVKVLFQGIDKGKILKQSGINPLRGIVDMLHVKRPSQVKTDALIVVLREKVRELSQFSHFFPPDLLKTIEESAEAIRVCDLVSSALRLKKQIAYSFFVEENLEQRLLKLIDYVIEEIEANKLQKEIKNKVHSKIDKTNKEYFLKEQLKQIQAELGADTSREEELEEYRKKLDAKKKFMAEDAYKEIKKQIDKLSRMHPDSADANTLQSYLDWVLEIPFENVAKKKSSIAEVSKHLNADHYSLEKPKERIEEYFALRELLELRGVGEKVNNGAILCFAGPPGVGKTSLANSIAKALKRELVRIALGGLEDVNELRGHRRTYIGAMPGRIVQGLIEAKQMNPVFVLDEIDKVGRSYRGDPTAVLLEILDPEQNNKFRDYYLNFNIDLSKIIFIATANDVSMIPAALRDRMEFIELSSYTPQEKFEIAKKYLLPQELKKHGLKPSDVSISKEALELIISDYTRESGVRNLRRRIADILRKVAKNILTKKNEGKISVTAKNLKEFLEKKVYEIEPADKKDQIGLVNGLAWTSVGGDVLRIEAIRIQGKGSMQITGQLGDVMKESAQIAFSVVKVLIDNKKIKVPMTIVPKFDDDKHKLEASDVYRRYDLHLHVPEGAVPKDGPSAGITMATAIASILTDTKVRHDIAMTGEITLTGRVLPIGGLKEKLIAAHKAGIKTALIPRKNYDRDLVDIPTEVKAYMKIIAVDTIDDVLKNALVAKK; encoded by the coding sequence TTGCAAATAAACGAAAACAAAGGCTTCCCAACCGAAATTCCCATTATCGTTGAGGATGAGCTATTTTTATATCCATTTATGATAACTCCGCTTTTTTTAAGCGACGATGAAAATTTAAAGGCACTTGAACTTGCCATACAAGAAGAGACTCCAATCCTTGTAGTGCCTACAAAGCCTCAGCAAGACGGCGCTAGAGACTTTGATGGTATCTATGATGCTGGCGTTATCGGCACGATAATGCGCCGTGTGCCACTACCCGATGGACGTGTAAAAGTACTATTTCAGGGCATCGACAAAGGTAAAATTTTAAAACAATCAGGCATAAATCCGCTCCGTGGCATTGTCGATATGCTCCACGTCAAACGTCCATCACAGGTCAAAACTGACGCTCTCATCGTAGTTTTAAGAGAAAAAGTAAGAGAGCTTTCGCAGTTTAGCCACTTTTTCCCACCTGATCTTTTAAAAACGATCGAAGAGAGCGCTGAAGCGATCAGAGTTTGCGACCTAGTTTCAAGCGCGCTTCGTCTAAAAAAACAGATCGCTTATAGCTTTTTTGTCGAAGAAAATTTAGAGCAGCGCTTGCTAAAACTAATTGACTACGTCATCGAAGAGATCGAGGCAAATAAACTTCAAAAAGAGATAAAAAATAAAGTCCATTCAAAGATTGATAAGACAAATAAAGAGTATTTTTTAAAAGAGCAGCTAAAGCAAATTCAAGCTGAGCTTGGAGCGGATACGAGCCGTGAAGAGGAGCTTGAAGAGTACCGCAAAAAGCTTGATGCGAAGAAGAAATTTATGGCCGAGGACGCTTACAAAGAGATCAAAAAACAAATAGATAAGCTTTCGCGTATGCACCCAGACTCAGCTGACGCAAATACTTTGCAAAGCTATCTTGACTGGGTACTTGAAATTCCATTTGAAAATGTAGCTAAGAAAAAATCATCTATCGCTGAAGTGAGCAAACACTTAAATGCCGATCACTACAGCTTAGAGAAGCCAAAAGAGCGCATCGAGGAGTATTTTGCTTTGCGTGAGCTTTTGGAGCTTAGAGGTGTTGGCGAAAAGGTAAATAATGGCGCTATTTTATGCTTTGCAGGCCCTCCAGGCGTAGGTAAAACTAGCCTCGCAAACTCGATCGCAAAGGCGCTAAAACGCGAGCTAGTTAGGATCGCACTTGGTGGACTTGAGGACGTAAACGAGCTAAGAGGACACCGCCGCACCTACATAGGCGCTATGCCAGGGCGCATCGTTCAAGGGCTCATAGAAGCCAAGCAGATGAATCCAGTGTTTGTTTTAGATGAGATCGATAAGGTTGGCAGAAGCTACAGAGGCGATCCGACTGCTGTTTTACTTGAAATTTTAGATCCTGAGCAAAATAATAAATTTAGAGATTACTACTTAAATTTCAACATCGATCTTAGCAAGATTATCTTCATCGCTACAGCAAATGATGTGAGCATGATCCCAGCCGCACTTCGCGACAGGATGGAGTTTATCGAGCTTAGCTCATACACCCCACAAGAGAAATTTGAGATCGCTAAAAAATATCTCTTGCCTCAAGAGCTTAAAAAACACGGGCTAAAACCAAGTGATGTGAGTATCAGCAAAGAGGCACTTGAGCTAATTATCAGCGACTATACAAGAGAGAGTGGCGTGCGAAATTTACGCCGCAGGATCGCTGATATATTAAGAAAAGTCGCCAAAAATATCCTCACTAAAAAAAATGAGGGCAAGATCAGCGTCACGGCTAAAAATTTGAAAGAATTTTTAGAGAAAAAGGTCTATGAGATCGAGCCAGCGGATAAAAAAGATCAGATAGGCTTGGTAAATGGCCTTGCATGGACGAGCGTCGGCGGCGACGTACTAAGGATCGAGGCTATCAGGATCCAGGGTAAAGGCAGCATGCAAATCACAGGACAGCTAGGCGATGTGATGAAAGAGAGTGCTCAGATCGCATTTAGTGTTGTTAAAGTGCTAATAGACAACAAAAAAATAAAAGTACCGATGACTATCGTGCCAAAATTTGACGATGACAAGCACAAGCTAGAAGCCAGCGACGTTTATAGACGCTATGACCTTCACTTGCACGTACCAGAGGGTGCTGTGCCAAAAGACGGACCAAGCGCTGGCATCACGATGGCAACTGCGATCGCATCGATACTAACCGATACAAAGGTAAGACATGACATTGCAATGACTGGTGAGATCACGCTAACTGGTAGAGTGCTACCGATCGGTGGTCTAAAAGAGAAGCTAATCGCCGCGCACAAAGCAGGCATCAAAACAGCCTTGATACCTCGTAAAAACTATGACCGCGATCTTGTCGATATCCCAACTGAAGTAAAAGCCTATATGAAGATCATCGCCGTTGATACGATCGATGACGTGTTAAAAAATGCTCTTGTAGCTAAAAAATAA
- a CDS encoding methylated-DNA--[protein]-cysteine S-methyltransferase has protein sequence MSKAYLKSPIGILEIVASKNGICEINFVDKFEKIAVKDENLKLCLDELEAYFNGELKKFSVKLDIKTTNFRAKIYEALQKVQYGETTTYAALALAAGHKDAYRAAGSANAKNPVPIIIPCHRVLASNGLGGYSGGDGLPTKIWLLEHEAKHK, from the coding sequence GTGTCAAAAGCTTACCTAAAATCGCCTATCGGAATTTTAGAGATCGTTGCCAGTAAAAATGGAATTTGCGAGATAAATTTTGTAGATAAATTTGAAAAAATAGCGGTAAAAGATGAAAATTTAAAGCTTTGTTTGGATGAGTTAGAGGCTTATTTTAATGGTGAGCTTAAAAAATTTAGTGTGAAGCTTGATATAAAAACAACTAATTTTAGAGCAAAAATTTACGAGGCCTTACAAAAAGTACAATACGGAGAAACGACTACATACGCAGCTCTTGCACTTGCCGCAGGTCACAAAGATGCCTACCGAGCAGCAGGATCAGCAAATGCTAAAAATCCAGTGCCTATCATCATCCCTTGCCACAGAGTGCTAGCTAGTAACGGGCTTGGCGGCTATTCTGGCGGAGATGGTCTACCAACTAAAATTTGGCTTTTAGAGCATGAAGCAAAGCATAAATAG
- a CDS encoding bifunctional aconitate hydratase 2/2-methylisocitrate dehydratase has protein sequence MSFFTDYEKHVSEREKEGVPPLALNAKQTSEVCELIKLASKSSCDEKAQSELKFLISLLETRINPGVDDAAKIKAEFLGEVIDGLAVSGLDAMRAIKILGKMLGGYNVEILVRALKNSDENIVRAAANELKNIILVHEYFDEIVKLASSNKFAKEVLTSWANAEWFTHKKPIETCINAVVFKVPGETNTDDLSPASEAYTRADIPLHAKAMLVKKMPEGLEILKELKTRGKKVAYVGDVVGTGSSRKSGINSIQWHLGDEIEGVPNKKTGGIVIGTTIAPIFFNTAEDSGAMPIVANVNELEMGDEIEIYPFKGEIYKLIGSEKKLVANFKLSPNTLSDEIRAGGRIPLMIGRQVTKKAREALGLGEEQIFIKPDQPKEQSGGYTLAQKMVGKACGVAGIRAGAYVEPEILTVGSQDTTGPMTRDEVKELASLSFGADFVLQSFCHTAAYPKPSDLVMHESLPKFINLRGGVSLKPGDGVIHSWLNRMVLPDTVGTGGDSHTRFPIGISFPAGSGLVAFAAVLGMMPLNMPESVLIKFKGELKEGVTLRDLVNAIPYFAIKKGLLSVEKKNKKNVFAGKILEIEGLESLKVEQAFELSDASAERSAAACVVNLSVDSIVEYVRSNVALIDAMIKAGYESRETLLRRKEKMQKWLENPTLLRADKDAKYAEILEIDLAQIDEPILACPNDPDDVATLSEILVDYKRVHKIDEVFVGSCMTNIGHYRALARILEHESKLTTRLWIAPPTKMDKSTLEDEGVYEIFKRLNARTEVPGCSLCMGNQARVNDNAVVFSTSTRNFDNRMGMGAKVYLGSAELAAVCALLGRLPSVGEYKKIVKDSLSLNKDEIYKYLNFNEISEFSI, from the coding sequence ATGAGCTTTTTTACCGACTACGAAAAACACGTGAGCGAGCGAGAAAAAGAGGGCGTACCACCGCTTGCGCTAAATGCCAAGCAAACAAGCGAAGTTTGCGAGCTAATAAAACTTGCCAGCAAGTCTAGTTGCGACGAAAAGGCACAAAGCGAGCTAAAATTTCTTATAAGTTTGCTTGAAACTCGTATTAATCCTGGCGTTGATGATGCAGCGAAGATAAAGGCAGAATTTCTTGGTGAAGTGATAGACGGGCTTGCTGTTAGCGGCCTTGATGCTATGCGTGCTATTAAAATTTTAGGCAAGATGCTTGGTGGATATAACGTGGAAATTTTGGTGCGAGCGCTAAAAAATAGCGATGAAAATATTGTGCGTGCTGCAGCAAATGAGCTAAAAAATATCATTCTGGTGCATGAATATTTTGACGAGATCGTAAAGCTAGCAAGTAGCAATAAATTTGCAAAAGAGGTACTTACTTCTTGGGCGAACGCAGAGTGGTTTACGCATAAAAAGCCAATCGAAACCTGTATAAACGCAGTCGTTTTTAAAGTACCTGGTGAGACAAATACAGATGATCTAAGCCCTGCAAGTGAGGCCTATACAAGGGCCGACATACCACTTCACGCAAAAGCAATGCTTGTTAAAAAGATGCCTGAGGGTCTAGAAATTTTAAAAGAGCTCAAAACTCGTGGTAAAAAAGTGGCGTATGTTGGCGACGTGGTTGGCACTGGCAGCAGCAGAAAGAGCGGTATAAACTCGATCCAGTGGCACCTTGGCGATGAGATCGAGGGCGTGCCAAATAAAAAAACGGGCGGCATCGTGATCGGCACTACCATAGCTCCTATATTTTTTAACACCGCGGAAGACAGCGGTGCAATGCCAATAGTTGCAAACGTAAATGAGCTTGAGATGGGCGATGAGATAGAAATTTATCCATTTAAAGGCGAAATTTATAAGCTTATTGGTAGCGAGAAAAAGCTCGTGGCAAATTTTAAACTAAGTCCAAATACTCTAAGCGACGAGATAAGAGCGGGTGGCAGGATACCACTTATGATAGGGCGCCAAGTGACCAAAAAGGCCAGAGAGGCTCTAGGGCTTGGCGAGGAGCAAATTTTTATAAAGCCAGATCAGCCAAAAGAGCAGAGTGGTGGCTATACACTGGCTCAAAAGATGGTCGGCAAGGCTTGTGGCGTGGCTGGCATTAGAGCCGGAGCTTATGTGGAGCCAGAAATTTTAACTGTTGGCTCGCAAGATACGACAGGGCCGATGACTAGAGATGAGGTAAAAGAGCTCGCAAGCCTTAGTTTTGGCGCGGATTTTGTTCTGCAAAGCTTTTGCCACACGGCCGCTTATCCAAAGCCAAGCGATCTTGTGATGCATGAGAGCTTACCAAAATTTATAAATTTACGTGGCGGTGTGAGTCTAAAACCAGGCGATGGCGTCATCCACTCTTGGCTAAACCGCATGGTACTGCCTGATACGGTGGGTACTGGCGGAGATAGCCACACGAGATTTCCTATTGGTATCAGCTTCCCAGCGGGAAGTGGTCTAGTGGCGTTTGCAGCGGTGCTTGGAATGATGCCACTAAATATGCCAGAGTCGGTTTTGATCAAATTTAAAGGCGAGCTAAAAGAGGGCGTGACACTTCGCGATCTTGTCAATGCGATACCTTATTTTGCGATCAAAAAAGGGCTTTTAAGCGTTGAGAAGAAAAACAAAAAGAATGTTTTTGCGGGTAAAATTTTAGAGATAGAAGGGCTTGAGAGTCTAAAAGTAGAGCAGGCGTTTGAGCTAAGTGATGCTTCGGCTGAACGCTCGGCGGCGGCTTGCGTGGTAAATTTAAGCGTTGATAGTATTGTGGAGTATGTTCGCTCAAACGTCGCGCTAATTGATGCGATGATAAAAGCTGGTTACGAGAGCCGTGAGACTTTGCTTAGACGAAAAGAGAAGATGCAAAAATGGCTAGAAAATCCAACACTTTTAAGAGCCGATAAAGATGCAAAATACGCTGAAATTTTGGAGATCGATCTAGCTCAGATAGATGAGCCGATTTTGGCGTGTCCAAATGACCCAGACGATGTGGCAACGCTAAGCGAAATTTTAGTTGATTACAAAAGAGTGCATAAAATCGACGAGGTCTTTGTGGGAAGCTGTATGACAAATATCGGCCATTACAGGGCGCTTGCTAGAATTTTGGAGCATGAGAGCAAGCTTACAACTAGGCTTTGGATAGCACCGCCGACAAAGATGGATAAAAGCACACTTGAAGATGAGGGTGTTTATGAAATTTTTAAAAGATTAAACGCAAGGACGGAGGTGCCAGGCTGCTCGCTTTGTATGGGCAATCAAGCGAGAGTAAACGACAATGCAGTGGTATTTTCTACTTCAACTAGAAATTTTGACAACAGAATGGGCATGGGTGCGAAGGTCTATCTAGGAAGTGCCGAGCTAGCTGCTGTTTGTGCGCTACTTGGACGTTTACCAAGTGTAGGTGAATATAAAAAGATAGTAAAAGATAGTCTTAGCTTAAATAAAGATGAAATTTATAAATATCTAAATTTTAATGAAATAAGCGAGTTTAGTATATAA
- a CDS encoding ankyrin repeat domain-containing protein: MKKVVFFLFFSVCSLINLHALECSDLAKKESFKTTPNDLAYTNEGLFYCDGSLLNLKEVKELFETSIAIRSESQSCVGDRVYKENLNKLRWLLLKASFVPELYQKELAKPEVAESEKDARMEYLRYWANESLFNFLKYKKFIEAYKNAQTPLVKFYESLGLDTPSAAYYATSVVNEFLTFGVGKNVNKAKILTPEQNIMAQRINSDELANLLYSKNFSTAELTNLLNIALLNEKSSDMIKEIIRRGADVNLGDETPLFFALKNIENVKILLANKADVNHKNFFGKSVLFYAVQFSDKPLCELLLKNGANANESYIDENAKMNMINLGMTQVEDTCGLEHTNRSVFMHAAAHATPEILKLLMDNGADINATDDAGFNALDYAMKEQNEKTIKFLENLGLKPNFN; encoded by the coding sequence ATGAAAAAAGTAGTTTTTTTTCTCTTTTTTAGCGTTTGTTCTTTGATAAATTTACACGCTTTAGAGTGCAGTGATCTTGCCAAAAAAGAGAGCTTTAAAACTACTCCAAACGATCTTGCTTACACGAATGAGGGGCTATTTTATTGCGATGGCTCACTTTTAAATTTAAAAGAGGTAAAAGAGCTTTTTGAGACGAGTATAGCTATTAGAAGCGAGTCACAAAGTTGCGTTGGTGATAGAGTTTATAAAGAAAATTTAAACAAGCTTAGATGGCTTTTGCTAAAAGCATCATTTGTTCCTGAGCTTTATCAAAAAGAGCTTGCAAAGCCAGAGGTTGCTGAGAGCGAAAAAGACGCTAGAATGGAGTATCTTAGATACTGGGCAAACGAGAGCTTATTTAATTTTTTAAAATATAAAAAATTTATCGAAGCTTACAAAAACGCTCAAACTCCGCTTGTAAAATTTTATGAAAGTCTGGGACTTGATACACCAAGTGCCGCTTACTACGCAACTAGCGTGGTAAATGAGTTTTTGACTTTTGGCGTTGGTAAAAATGTAAATAAAGCTAAAATTTTAACGCCTGAGCAAAATATAATGGCACAAAGGATAAATTCCGATGAGCTGGCAAATTTACTTTACTCAAAAAATTTCAGTACCGCTGAGCTTACAAATTTACTTAATATCGCGCTTTTAAACGAAAAAAGTAGCGATATGATAAAAGAGATCATAAGGCGTGGGGCCGATGTGAATTTGGGTGATGAGACACCGCTATTTTTTGCTTTAAAAAATATAGAAAACGTAAAAATTTTACTTGCAAATAAAGCCGATGTAAATCACAAAAATTTCTTTGGAAAAAGTGTACTTTTTTATGCTGTGCAGTTTAGCGATAAGCCACTTTGTGAGCTTTTGCTAAAAAATGGTGCCAATGCAAATGAGAGCTACATAGACGAAAATGCCAAGATGAATATGATAAATTTGGGTATGACGCAGGTTGAAGATACATGCGGCCTAGAGCATACAAACAGAAGCGTTTTTATGCATGCAGCAGCTCATGCAACACCAGAAATTTTAAAACTTTTGATGGATAATGGCGCTGATATTAATGCCACTGATGACGCTGGGTTTAATGCGCTTGACTATGCCATGAAAGAACAAAACGAAAAGACGATCAAATTTTTAGAAAATTTGGGTTTAAAACCAAATTTCAATTAG
- a CDS encoding SDR family NAD(P)-dependent oxidoreductase, whose amino-acid sequence MKKTAFVTGATSGFGEAIARRLSKEGYKIVALARREDRLKRLASELGDTHIIVADIRDKEAVFKAVESLPDKFKDIEVLVNNAGMALGLEKTIDAKVEDFEAMIDTNVKGLIYSTKAVLPLLYKQEKGYIFNIGSTAGSWPYPGSNVYGATKAFVKQFSLNLRNDLVGTNIRVTNIEPGLCKTEFSEVRFRGDKAKADSLYENTNFITSEDIATILVNCLNMPGSVNINRVEVMANTQTWAGLAIEKF is encoded by the coding sequence ATGAAAAAGACAGCTTTTGTAACTGGTGCAACATCTGGATTTGGCGAGGCGATCGCCAGAAGACTCTCAAAAGAGGGCTACAAGATAGTCGCTCTTGCAAGGCGCGAAGATAGGCTAAAGAGGCTTGCAAGCGAGCTTGGCGATACGCATATCATCGTAGCTGACATACGCGACAAAGAGGCTGTTTTTAAAGCGGTAGAGAGCCTGCCTGATAAATTTAAGGACATCGAAGTGCTTGTAAATAACGCTGGTATGGCGCTTGGACTTGAAAAGACAATAGATGCGAAAGTAGAGGACTTTGAGGCGATGATAGACACTAACGTCAAGGGTCTTATCTACTCGACAAAGGCGGTTTTGCCACTACTTTATAAGCAAGAAAAGGGCTATATCTTTAATATTGGCTCGACAGCTGGCTCATGGCCATATCCTGGAAGTAATGTTTATGGTGCCACAAAAGCCTTTGTAAAGCAGTTTAGTTTAAATTTAAGAAACGATCTAGTCGGTACAAATATCAGGGTGACAAACATCGAACCAGGGCTTTGCAAAACCGAATTTAGCGAGGTTAGATTTAGGGGAGATAAGGCAAAGGCGGATAGTCTTTATGAAAACACAAATTTCATCACATCTGAGGATATTGCGACTATTTTGGTAAATTGTCTAAATATGCCCGGAAGTGTCAATATAAATAGAGTCGAAGTCATGGCAAATACGCAGACTTGGGCTGGGCTTGCGATAGAAAAATTTTAA
- a CDS encoding Na+/H+ antiporter NhaC family protein: protein MRQILLLLFFSVALFGVDPEVAKRNAEIYGVFTLIPPVVAIALAFITKDVILSLFIGVFSGTFLINIINENIFMGIVKGFTGIVSRVVESMADKTDSGILLQVLCIGGVVALITKMGGTKAVALWLSKKAKSGISAQISTWLMGIFVFFDDYANALIVGPIMRPISDKFKISREKLAFIIDATAAPIAGIAIISTWVGLEVSLIEKGYELVGETGINAYSIFIETIPYRFYNLFILFFIVCTALMQREYGPMLLAERRARRGELHSGKTQIQDLEDKTLEPKEGVKLSAANAVVPLLVLVIGAFTSFYFSGLAALEGDTLKNALANPLAFSTFKDTFGAADSATSLFQAALLASIVAITMGVWRKIFDVKEAISTWVKGWKTMIITVVILLLAWSLSAVIKELGTSRYLVDLLSSSTPKFILPVAVFILGSFISFSTGTSYGTMGILMPLAIPLAYAVGKNYGLDGDAMHAYMIVNISGVLTGAIFGDHCSPISDTTILSSMGAGCNHIDHVSTQMVYALSVCAVCVLVGYLPVALGLSVWIALPCGFLAIWALVRFVGKKVEA from the coding sequence GTGAGACAAATTTTATTATTACTTTTTTTTAGCGTTGCGCTTTTTGGTGTCGATCCAGAAGTGGCAAAGAGAAACGCTGAAATTTATGGCGTATTTACGCTTATACCACCTGTTGTGGCAATAGCACTTGCTTTTATCACAAAAGACGTCATCTTGTCGCTATTTATAGGTGTTTTTAGCGGAACATTTCTCATAAATATCATCAATGAAAACATCTTTATGGGTATCGTAAAAGGCTTTACAGGTATCGTTTCAAGGGTCGTTGAATCAATGGCTGATAAGACTGATTCAGGAATTTTACTTCAAGTGCTTTGTATCGGTGGTGTGGTCGCACTCATCACAAAGATGGGTGGTACAAAGGCGGTTGCTCTTTGGCTTAGTAAAAAGGCAAAAAGCGGCATTTCAGCTCAAATTTCAACATGGCTGATGGGTATCTTTGTATTTTTCGATGACTATGCAAATGCTCTAATAGTAGGTCCAATCATGAGACCAATAAGCGATAAATTTAAAATAAGTCGCGAAAAGCTAGCTTTTATTATAGATGCTACTGCAGCACCGATCGCTGGTATTGCTATCATCTCGACATGGGTTGGGCTTGAGGTTTCACTCATCGAAAAGGGCTATGAGCTAGTTGGAGAGACTGGTATTAACGCTTATTCTATATTTATCGAGACAATTCCATATAGATTTTACAACCTCTTCATCTTATTTTTTATAGTCTGTACAGCCTTGATGCAACGTGAATACGGACCAATGCTATTAGCTGAAAGACGCGCTAGAAGAGGTGAGCTTCACTCAGGTAAAACTCAAATTCAAGATCTTGAAGATAAAACACTTGAGCCAAAAGAGGGTGTAAAACTAAGTGCTGCAAATGCTGTTGTGCCACTTCTTGTGCTGGTCATTGGCGCATTTACTAGTTTTTATTTTAGTGGTCTTGCTGCACTTGAGGGTGATACTCTTAAAAATGCACTCGCTAATCCGCTTGCTTTTTCTACTTTTAAAGATACTTTTGGCGCGGCAGACTCGGCTACATCGCTATTTCAAGCAGCATTACTTGCTAGTATCGTAGCTATCACAATGGGCGTTTGGCGTAAAATTTTTGACGTAAAAGAGGCTATTAGCACATGGGTAAAGGGCTGGAAGACTATGATAATTACAGTTGTGATCTTGCTTCTTGCTTGGAGCCTTAGTGCTGTTATCAAAGAGCTTGGCACATCAAGATATTTGGTTGATCTATTAAGCTCTTCAACGCCTAAATTTATATTGCCAGTTGCTGTTTTTATCCTTGGTTCATTTATTAGCTTCTCAACCGGAACAAGCTACGGCACGATGGGTATTTTGATGCCTCTTGCTATCCCACTAGCTTACGCAGTTGGCAAAAACTACGGCTTAGATGGTGACGCTATGCATGCATATATGATCGTAAATATCTCAGGCGTGCTTACAGGTGCAATCTTTGGTGATCACTGCTCGCCGATATCGGATACTACGATCCTTTCATCAATGGGCGCAGGATGTAATCATATCGATCACGTCTCAACTCAAATGGTATATGCGCTTAGCGTTTGTGCGGTTTGTGTGCTAGTTGGTTACTTGCCAGTTGCTCTTGGTCTTAGTGTTTGGATCGCGCTTCCTTGCGGATTTTTAGCGATTTGGGCACTAGTTAGATTTGTTGGAAAGAAAGTAGAAGCATAA